The following are encoded together in the Mumia sp. Pv4-285 genome:
- a CDS encoding TetR/AcrR family transcriptional regulator C-terminal domain-containing protein — protein MANRLHDVVDGALRVLDTHGLEFLSMRRVAAELEVQPSALYHHVPNKQTLLALMADEILARGRRDEPTGPWDKRVAALCDEFRTAMLAVRDGAEVVATASAFGLGAAAPEQRLSAALAGFDEDVAVSGARTIMLFVLGHASARQMHEQASATGAIEPDDSIGSAESFDLGLGLILSGLRTLAPIGA, from the coding sequence ATGGCCAACCGCCTCCACGACGTCGTCGACGGTGCACTCCGGGTGCTCGACACCCACGGGCTCGAGTTCCTGTCGATGCGCCGGGTCGCCGCAGAGCTCGAGGTACAGCCGAGCGCGCTCTACCACCACGTCCCGAACAAGCAGACCCTCCTCGCCCTCATGGCCGACGAGATCCTCGCGCGCGGACGGCGAGACGAGCCGACCGGGCCGTGGGACAAGCGCGTCGCGGCGCTCTGCGACGAGTTCCGTACGGCGATGCTCGCCGTGCGCGACGGTGCCGAGGTCGTCGCCACGGCGTCCGCCTTCGGACTCGGCGCGGCTGCACCCGAGCAGCGGCTCAGCGCAGCTCTCGCGGGGTTCGACGAGGACGTCGCGGTCTCCGGTGCGAGGACGATCATGCTCTTCGTCCTCGGGCACGCCTCAGCGCGTCAGATGCACGAGCAGGCGAGCGCGACGGGTGCGATCGAGCCCGACGACTCGATCGGGTCTGCGGAGTCCTTCGACCTCGGGCTCGGCCTCATCCTGTCCGGACTGCGGACCCTGGCCCCGATCGGAGCCTGA